From a single Verrucomicrobiia bacterium genomic region:
- a CDS encoding zinc-dependent metalloprotease — protein MSLVIGAETNSPAVASSRAPDLHVADQFLLAIPKAGFGKDYLFTASLIPQSRAATSTGLAGKIVRFELFPDGVDMYESTEGLVVTEDLPARRLLATFPIVRQDSQQVVVDFNKGMRRVFTQSWTDGGDLSGGRDRVLEVPEGRVFEMRQESNRLVIRQSIQARNREEDQNLEQRYEVRYFLSPYQQGACDSKEPDAADLRYTRYFETEGRIEPVTGRVSARIARFDIRHPIIFNYSANTPADYVQAVKDGILYWNRAFGKDIIQVKKAPEGVTAPDAQLNIIQWVPWDNAGFAYADVLLDPLTGESEHGQAYITTAFAFAGKARARALLRAMQDLAEAKKEKKDGSMRLGAPFFGSAPACEMDSAAFAQQMSHGLEEVLASDELTDEAVLRVSQDYVRETVAHEVGHVLGLRHNFAGSLAGTLSRKELDDWFKAYISGKPLDAYTNKITSSSMMEYTMFKGAVFTGWLMRTTKQVLPHDRAAIAWGYLNSPEATDKKMLFATDEDIGRYGDVRQFDYGTNPIVNACCEIAQTIDLLPNNLIETFISARAPRNVHDRIPLADVSLNYHRYAAQMADQFADMLSWFKASTRSLCVENQFPYIGDLNKKERLEAHLKFVNSQIEQLGGVDRAIFSFLPVDLKLDLKQAPDGLPVLQRLSATNLTARLEKLLNSSGYTNFVGLDEKKYSFTKEEKELILKRGKEFFEALEKELVKEVCKRLTDAPRTLGAEASGGAGEEDTIAKVEQRIIELAKLVITTKDDDKRVEGKVDKGFVEVTNYKYDQETRLAAAKALDDKTGSFKGWAEDAKSEINTQLKNDVEASLNLSHFKDFKVSLLSRSMREWYQKQQDVLGLLPPAPGSATLPAR, from the coding sequence GTGAGCCTCGTAATTGGGGCGGAGACAAATTCGCCGGCAGTGGCATCAAGCCGCGCACCCGACTTGCATGTGGCGGACCAGTTCCTCCTGGCGATTCCCAAAGCCGGTTTTGGCAAGGACTATTTGTTTACTGCCTCATTGATCCCGCAGTCGCGCGCAGCGACCAGCACGGGCCTGGCGGGGAAGATAGTCCGCTTCGAGTTGTTCCCCGACGGCGTTGATATGTATGAGTCCACGGAAGGTCTGGTAGTTACCGAGGACCTCCCGGCCCGCCGGTTATTGGCTACCTTCCCCATCGTGCGACAGGACTCGCAACAAGTGGTGGTGGATTTCAATAAAGGCATGCGCCGGGTGTTTACGCAAAGCTGGACTGACGGTGGCGATTTGAGCGGCGGACGCGACCGCGTTCTGGAGGTGCCTGAGGGGCGGGTTTTCGAGATGCGCCAGGAGTCCAACCGGCTGGTGATTCGGCAGAGCATCCAGGCCCGGAACCGGGAAGAGGACCAGAACCTGGAACAACGCTATGAGGTGAGGTACTTCCTTTCGCCATACCAGCAAGGGGCTTGCGACTCGAAGGAACCCGATGCCGCCGACTTGCGCTATACCCGCTACTTTGAAACGGAAGGCAGAATTGAACCGGTCACCGGGCGCGTCTCGGCCCGTATAGCGCGGTTCGATATACGTCACCCGATTATCTTCAATTATTCGGCCAACACCCCCGCCGATTATGTGCAGGCGGTCAAGGACGGCATTCTTTATTGGAACCGGGCGTTCGGCAAAGACATCATCCAGGTGAAGAAGGCGCCCGAAGGGGTGACCGCGCCGGATGCGCAGCTCAACATTATCCAGTGGGTGCCCTGGGATAATGCGGGTTTTGCCTATGCGGACGTGCTGCTGGACCCGCTCACAGGCGAGTCTGAGCACGGGCAGGCCTATATCACCACTGCGTTCGCCTTTGCAGGCAAGGCTCGCGCGCGCGCCTTGCTGCGCGCTATGCAAGACCTGGCCGAGGCCAAGAAGGAGAAGAAGGACGGCTCGATGCGCCTGGGAGCGCCTTTTTTCGGCTCAGCCCCTGCTTGCGAGATGGACTCGGCGGCCTTTGCGCAGCAAATGTCCCATGGCCTCGAGGAAGTCCTGGCGAGCGATGAGCTGACCGATGAAGCGGTCTTGCGCGTATCACAAGATTACGTGCGGGAAACCGTCGCGCACGAGGTCGGGCACGTGCTGGGCCTGCGCCATAATTTTGCCGGCAGCCTTGCCGGGACGCTCAGCCGTAAGGAACTGGATGATTGGTTCAAGGCATACATCAGCGGCAAGCCGCTGGATGCTTACACGAACAAGATTACCTCCAGCTCGATGATGGAATACACCATGTTCAAGGGGGCAGTTTTCACCGGCTGGCTGATGCGCACCACCAAACAGGTGCTCCCGCACGACCGCGCCGCCATTGCCTGGGGCTACTTGAACAGTCCCGAAGCCACAGACAAAAAGATGCTCTTTGCAACGGACGAGGACATTGGCCGCTACGGCGACGTGCGCCAGTTCGATTACGGGACCAACCCGATCGTCAATGCCTGTTGCGAAATTGCCCAAACGATCGACCTGCTGCCCAACAATCTTATCGAGACCTTCATCAGCGCCCGGGCTCCGCGCAATGTTCATGACCGCATCCCGCTGGCTGACGTGAGCCTGAATTACCATCGCTACGCCGCGCAGATGGCGGATCAATTTGCCGACATGCTCTCCTGGTTCAAGGCCAGCACGCGCTCGTTATGCGTCGAGAACCAGTTTCCGTATATTGGAGACCTCAACAAGAAGGAGCGTCTGGAGGCGCATCTGAAGTTCGTAAACAGCCAGATCGAACAACTTGGGGGAGTGGACCGCGCCATCTTCTCGTTTCTGCCGGTGGATTTGAAGCTGGACCTCAAACAGGCGCCGGATGGGCTGCCGGTCCTGCAACGCCTGAGCGCAACCAACCTCACCGCGCGGCTGGAGAAACTGCTGAATTCATCGGGCTATACGAACTTCGTTGGACTGGACGAAAAGAAATACAGCTTCACCAAGGAAGAGAAGGAGTTGATCCTGAAAAGGGGCAAGGAATTCTTCGAGGCGCTGGAAAAGGAGCTGGTCAAAGAGGTTTGCAAACGGCTGACGGATGCGCCCCGGACATTGGGGGCCGAAGCCAGTGGAGGGGCTGGCGAGGAGGATACGATTGCCAAAGTCGAGCAGCGCATCATTGAGTTGGCCAAACTGGTGATTACCACAAAGGATGATGACAAGCGCGTGGAAGGCAAAGTCGATAAGGGCTTTGTCGAGGTCACCAATTACAAATATGACCAGGAGACCCGTCTCGCGGCAGCCAAGGCGCTGGATGACAAAACCGGCTCGTTCAAAGGCTGGGCAGAAGACGCCAAATCGGAAATCAACACCCAGCTCAAGAACGATGTCGAGGCCTCGCTGAACCTGTCGCACTTCAAGGATTTCAAGGTCTCGTTGCTTTCGCGCTCGATGCGCGAGTGGTACCAGAAGCAACAGGACGTGCTAGGGCTGCTGCCTCCGGCCCCAGGCAGTGCGACGCTGCCCGCCCGGTAA